A DNA window from Amycolatopsis sp. DSM 110486 contains the following coding sequences:
- a CDS encoding iron chelate uptake ABC transporter family permease subunit yields the protein MTAIEERPVRVRRVSLRVTPRALAVGIVLAVALLVLSAVSMTTGDYPLSVLDVVKTLFGFGDAGTEFIVTTLRLPRLLLAILVGAALAVSGGVLQSLSGNPLGSPDVIGFTEGSATGALLVIVLAHGGSGEVALGALVGGMLTALAVGLLAYRRGLQGFRMILVGIGVAAMLTAANSYLITRASLQDAYAAQAWLVGGLNGRGWDEIWPVAIAVVVLLPLAFGYGRRLALLEMGDDSAKGLGVPVERSRAMLLAVAVTLCAIATAATGPIAFVALAAPQLAKRLARSAKPALVSSALMGALLLVASDLVTRLVFGEEGLPVGIATGAIGGLYLMWLLSSQWRRNRG from the coding sequence GTGACCGCGATCGAGGAACGTCCCGTCCGGGTGCGGCGGGTTTCGCTGCGCGTGACACCGCGCGCGCTGGCGGTGGGCATCGTGCTTGCCGTGGCGCTGCTCGTGCTCAGCGCCGTCAGCATGACGACGGGTGACTACCCGCTGTCGGTCCTCGACGTCGTGAAGACGCTCTTCGGCTTCGGCGACGCGGGCACGGAGTTCATCGTGACCACGCTGCGGCTGCCGCGGCTGCTGCTCGCGATCCTGGTCGGCGCGGCGCTCGCGGTGAGCGGCGGCGTGCTGCAGAGCCTGTCGGGCAACCCTCTGGGCAGCCCGGACGTCATCGGCTTCACCGAGGGGTCGGCGACCGGCGCGTTGCTCGTGATCGTGCTGGCGCACGGCGGTTCCGGCGAAGTGGCGCTCGGCGCGCTCGTCGGCGGGATGCTCACGGCGCTGGCCGTCGGGTTGCTCGCCTACCGGCGCGGGCTGCAGGGGTTCCGGATGATCCTGGTCGGCATCGGGGTCGCCGCCATGCTCACGGCCGCGAACTCGTACCTGATCACGCGGGCTTCGCTGCAGGACGCGTACGCCGCGCAGGCGTGGCTCGTCGGCGGCCTCAACGGCCGCGGGTGGGACGAGATCTGGCCGGTCGCGATCGCCGTGGTGGTGCTGCTGCCGCTCGCGTTCGGCTACGGCCGCCGGCTCGCGCTGCTGGAGATGGGCGACGACTCGGCCAAAGGGCTCGGCGTGCCGGTGGAGCGCAGCCGGGCGATGCTGCTCGCGGTGGCCGTGACGCTGTGCGCGATCGCCACCGCGGCGACGGGACCCATCGCGTTCGTCGCGCTCGCCGCGCCACAGCTGGCGAAACGGCTGGCGCGCTCGGCGAAACCGGCGCTCGTGTCGTCGGCCTTGATGGGCGCGCTGCTGCTCGTGGCCAGCGACCTGGTGACGCGCCTGGTGTTCGGTGAGGAAGGGCTGCCGGTCGGCATCGCGACCGGCGCGATCGGCGGTCTCTACCTGATGTGGCTGCTGTCGAGCCAGTGGCGGCGCAACCGCGGCTGA
- a CDS encoding iron ABC transporter permease — protein sequence MVVSVSPPVAAGPPAHRGRARTLRGGGLVCAVALLVLIMLVSLWVGSKSIPFGSTWSVLWHNDGSADAVIIHDQRLPRTLLGALVGAALGLAGAVMQALTRNPLADPGLLGVNNGAAAAVVSAIAFTGVTTVLGYVWFAFLGAAVASVAVYLLGTAGRGGATPDRLVMSGAALTAVLQAYIGAVLLIDPDTFNQFRFWNVGSLSGRRADVLVQVSPFIAIGIVLALLLARPLNVLALGEQTGKALGAHIGRTRVLGAIAVTLLCGASTAAIGPIAFIGLAVPQAVRILVGPDQRWVLPYSMILSPVLLIGSDVIGRILNPPEELQVGIVTAFLGAPVFIALCRRRKLARL from the coding sequence GTGGTCGTCAGCGTCAGCCCACCCGTGGCGGCGGGGCCACCCGCACACCGGGGGCGGGCCCGAACCCTGCGCGGCGGCGGCCTGGTGTGTGCCGTCGCGCTGCTCGTGCTGATCATGCTTGTCAGCCTCTGGGTGGGCTCGAAGAGCATCCCGTTCGGCTCGACCTGGTCGGTCCTCTGGCACAACGACGGCAGCGCGGACGCGGTCATCATCCACGACCAGCGCCTGCCCCGGACGCTGCTCGGCGCCCTCGTCGGCGCCGCCCTCGGGCTCGCCGGCGCGGTAATGCAGGCGCTCACGCGCAACCCGCTCGCCGACCCGGGCCTGCTCGGGGTGAACAACGGCGCTGCCGCCGCGGTGGTCTCGGCCATCGCGTTCACCGGCGTCACGACCGTCCTCGGCTACGTGTGGTTCGCGTTCCTCGGCGCCGCGGTCGCTTCGGTGGCCGTCTACCTGCTCGGCACGGCCGGCCGCGGCGGCGCGACGCCCGACCGGCTCGTGATGTCGGGCGCGGCGCTCACCGCGGTGCTGCAGGCCTACATCGGTGCGGTGCTGCTCATCGACCCCGACACGTTCAACCAGTTCCGGTTCTGGAACGTCGGCTCGCTCAGCGGCCGGCGCGCGGACGTGCTGGTGCAGGTGTCGCCGTTCATCGCGATCGGCATCGTGCTGGCGCTGCTGCTCGCGCGGCCGCTGAACGTGCTCGCGCTGGGCGAGCAGACCGGCAAGGCGCTCGGCGCGCACATCGGCCGCACGCGGGTCCTGGGCGCGATCGCGGTCACCCTGCTGTGCGGCGCTTCGACGGCGGCCATCGGGCCGATCGCGTTCATCGGCCTGGCGGTGCCGCAGGCGGTGCGGATCCTGGTGGGTCCGGACCAGCGGTGGGTGCTGCCGTACTCGATGATCCTGTCGCCGGTGCTGCTGATCGGGTCCGACGTGATCGGCCGCATCCTCAACCCGCCGGAGGAGCTGCAGGTGGGCATCGTGACGGCGTTCCTCGGCGCGCCGGTGTTCATCGCCCTGTGCCGGCGGCGGAAGCTGGCGCGCCTGTGA
- a CDS encoding ABC transporter ATP-binding protein, with the protein MTTAAATTGRDVLRHAISGQRGAVTLSSVLAAAHQGGEALVPVVIGVVIDHAVADSSVLTLLTWLGVLAVVFLVLSYSYRFGARAAERAAERAAHDIRLSLSRRVLHSRGGTETGALAGELASIGTSDARRVGMINATVPFGISALAGLVVSAVALLRMSVPLGLLVLLGTPPLLLLAHLIGKPLEKRSEVEQERAAHASGVAADLVAGLRVLKGIGAEPAAVDRYRRTSRDSLLATVRAARAQAWHNGALLALTGIFIALVALVGGNLAANGDISVGDLVAAVGLAQFLQTPFSIFAWVNGQFAQGRASAGRVATVLNSPLAVPEGSASLPAPAAGGIELSRVTHGKLRELDLSVPAGQLLGVVTADPATATDLLDCLGRFTDPGAGMVRVDAVDLSTVDPDRVREVVLVAAHDADLFEGTLEENVRAGGPAVPDGVLAAAAADEVASTLPSGTATAVTERGRSLSGGQRQRVALARALAADTPVLVLHDPTTAVDTVTEARIAEGIARLRRGRTTIVVTTSPALLAATDRVVLLDEGRVVAEGEHAGLVRERADYRAAVLS; encoded by the coding sequence GTGACGACGGCTGCAGCGACGACCGGGCGGGACGTGCTGCGGCACGCGATCTCCGGACAGCGGGGGGCCGTGACGCTCTCGTCCGTTCTCGCCGCCGCGCACCAAGGGGGTGAAGCCCTGGTGCCCGTGGTGATCGGCGTGGTCATCGATCACGCCGTGGCCGACAGCTCCGTGCTCACGCTGCTCACCTGGCTGGGGGTGCTGGCGGTGGTGTTCCTGGTGCTGTCCTACAGCTACCGCTTCGGCGCGCGGGCCGCGGAACGCGCCGCCGAGCGCGCGGCGCACGACATCCGGCTCTCGCTCTCGCGGCGCGTGCTGCATTCGCGGGGCGGCACCGAAACGGGCGCGCTCGCGGGTGAGCTGGCCAGCATCGGGACGTCGGACGCGCGCCGCGTCGGGATGATCAACGCGACGGTGCCGTTCGGGATCTCGGCGCTGGCGGGCCTCGTGGTCAGCGCGGTCGCGCTGCTGCGGATGTCGGTGCCGCTCGGCCTGCTGGTGCTGCTCGGCACTCCCCCGTTGCTGTTGCTCGCACACCTGATCGGCAAGCCGCTGGAGAAGCGCAGTGAGGTGGAGCAGGAGCGCGCGGCGCACGCGTCAGGCGTCGCGGCCGACCTGGTGGCGGGGCTGCGGGTGCTCAAGGGCATCGGCGCCGAACCGGCCGCCGTCGACCGGTATCGCCGCACCAGCCGGGATTCACTGCTGGCCACCGTGCGCGCCGCCCGCGCGCAGGCCTGGCACAACGGCGCGCTCCTCGCGTTGACGGGCATCTTCATCGCGCTGGTGGCGCTCGTCGGCGGGAACCTGGCGGCAAACGGCGACATCAGCGTCGGCGACCTCGTCGCGGCGGTCGGGCTCGCGCAGTTCCTGCAGACGCCGTTCTCGATCTTCGCGTGGGTCAACGGCCAGTTCGCGCAGGGCCGCGCGTCGGCCGGGCGCGTCGCGACCGTGCTGAACTCCCCGCTCGCCGTGCCCGAGGGCAGCGCGTCGCTGCCGGCGCCGGCCGCGGGCGGGATCGAACTTTCCCGCGTGACGCACGGAAAGCTGCGGGAGCTCGACCTGTCCGTGCCCGCCGGACAGCTGCTGGGGGTCGTCACCGCCGACCCGGCCACGGCCACCGACCTGCTCGACTGCCTCGGCCGTTTCACCGACCCCGGTGCGGGCATGGTGCGCGTCGACGCGGTCGACCTGTCCACTGTGGACCCAGACCGCGTGCGTGAGGTGGTGCTCGTGGCCGCCCACGACGCCGATCTGTTCGAAGGAACCCTGGAGGAGAACGTGCGAGCGGGTGGCCCGGCGGTGCCGGACGGAGTGCTGGCGGCCGCGGCCGCCGACGAGGTGGCGAGCACGCTGCCGTCCGGCACGGCCACGGCCGTCACCGAACGGGGGCGCTCGCTCTCGGGCGGGCAACGACAACGCGTCGCGCTCGCGCGGGCGCTGGCGGCGGACACACCGGTGCTCGTGCTGCACGACCCGACCACGGCCGTCGACACGGTCACCGAAGCCCGGATCGCCGAAGGCATCGCCCGATTGCGCCGCGGCCGCACCACGATCGTGGTGACGACCAGCCCGGCGCTGCTCGCGGCCACCGACCGGGTGGTGCTGCTCGACGAAGGACGCGTGGTCGCCGAAGGCGAGCACGCCGGCCTCGTGCGCGAGCGCGCCGACTACCGCGCGGCGGTGCTCTCGTGA
- a CDS encoding ABC transporter ATP-binding protein — translation MSTRELLPTADGHRIRAVLGELLRRSKARAAGSFAFVVAATAVGLLTAPLLGRVVDIVAQHRPATDLVTPVVELVLVAVASAIATAIGTSMLARLGETMLADLRERFVDRALGLPLEQVEKAGSGDLTTRVTNDVSVVAEAVREALPELGRSVLTIVLTLVAMAVLDWRFLLAALLAVPIQLHTVRWYVRQAKPLYAAQRAAVGAQQQQLLDTIGGAKTVRAFRLADEHVERVRQRSDGAVELALRGIRLVTRFFGRLNLAEFIGLSAVLAAGYLLVGANLATVGVATAAALYFHSLFGPINTALALVDDAQAAAASLARLIGVADLPAPVEPRQPARPVDSSVKAGALRHSYVDGHPVLREVDLELAPGERVALVGASGAGKTTLAKLIAGIHQPGSGSVSLGGVALADLGPAQTRRTVALISQEVHVFSGTLADDLRLARPEASEEDLRAALTVIGALEWAQALPEGLDTVVGDGGHQLTVTQAQQLALVRLVLADPPVAILDEATAEAGSAGAKTLEAAAAAALAGRTGLVVAHRLTQAAASDRIVVLDAGAVVETGTHDELVAAGGQYATLWAAWSGTRRVDDPVTE, via the coding sequence GTGAGCACCCGCGAACTGCTCCCGACCGCGGACGGGCACCGCATCCGCGCGGTACTGGGCGAACTGCTGCGCCGCTCGAAGGCGCGCGCCGCCGGGTCGTTCGCCTTCGTCGTGGCCGCCACGGCCGTCGGCCTGCTCACCGCGCCACTGCTGGGCCGCGTCGTCGACATCGTCGCGCAGCACCGCCCGGCCACGGACCTCGTGACGCCGGTCGTGGAGCTCGTGCTCGTGGCGGTCGCGTCGGCGATCGCCACGGCCATCGGGACCTCGATGCTCGCGCGCCTCGGCGAGACGATGCTGGCGGATCTGCGTGAGCGGTTCGTGGACCGCGCGCTGGGCCTGCCGCTCGAACAGGTCGAGAAGGCCGGTTCCGGCGACCTCACCACGCGCGTGACCAACGACGTGTCGGTCGTCGCCGAGGCCGTGCGCGAGGCGTTGCCGGAGCTGGGCCGGTCGGTGCTCACGATCGTGCTGACGCTCGTGGCCATGGCCGTGCTCGACTGGCGGTTTCTCCTCGCGGCCCTGCTCGCCGTGCCGATCCAGCTGCACACCGTGCGCTGGTACGTCCGGCAGGCGAAGCCGCTCTACGCGGCGCAGCGGGCCGCCGTCGGTGCACAGCAGCAACAGCTGCTCGACACGATCGGCGGTGCCAAGACCGTGCGCGCGTTCCGGCTGGCCGACGAGCACGTGGAGCGAGTGCGTCAGCGTTCGGACGGCGCGGTCGAGCTGGCGCTGCGCGGGATCCGCCTGGTCACGCGGTTCTTCGGCCGGCTGAACCTCGCGGAGTTCATCGGGCTCTCGGCCGTGCTGGCGGCGGGGTACCTGCTCGTGGGCGCGAACCTCGCGACGGTCGGTGTCGCCACCGCGGCGGCGCTGTACTTCCACAGCCTCTTCGGCCCGATCAACACGGCGCTCGCGCTCGTCGACGACGCGCAGGCGGCCGCGGCGAGTCTCGCGCGGCTGATCGGCGTGGCCGACCTGCCGGCACCGGTCGAGCCGCGGCAGCCGGCCCGGCCGGTCGACTCGTCGGTGAAGGCCGGCGCGTTGCGCCACTCCTATGTGGACGGTCACCCGGTGCTGCGGGAGGTGGACCTCGAACTCGCGCCCGGCGAACGCGTCGCGCTGGTCGGCGCGAGTGGCGCGGGCAAGACGACGCTGGCGAAGCTCATCGCCGGCATCCACCAGCCGGGCTCGGGTTCGGTGTCGCTCGGCGGCGTGGCGCTCGCCGACCTGGGCCCGGCCCAGACGCGGCGGACCGTGGCGCTGATCAGCCAGGAGGTGCACGTCTTCAGCGGCACACTGGCCGACGACCTGCGGCTGGCACGGCCCGAAGCGTCCGAAGAGGACCTTCGCGCGGCGCTGACCGTTATCGGCGCGCTGGAGTGGGCCCAGGCGCTTCCGGAGGGGCTCGACACGGTCGTCGGCGACGGCGGGCACCAGCTCACCGTCACGCAGGCGCAGCAGCTCGCGCTCGTGCGGCTCGTGCTGGCCGACCCGCCGGTCGCGATCCTCGACGAGGCCACGGCCGAAGCGGGCAGCGCGGGCGCCAAGACGCTGGAGGCGGCCGCCGCGGCGGCGCTCGCGGGGCGGACCGGGCTCGTGGTGGCCCACCGGCTCACGCAGGCGGCGGCGTCGGACCGGATCGTGGTGCTCGACGCGGGCGCGGTCGTGGAGACGGGCACGCACGACGAGCTGGTCGCCGCGGGCGGGCAGTACGCGACGTTGTGGGCCGCGTGGTCGGGGACGCGCCGGGTGGACGACCCAGTAACGGAGTGA
- a CDS encoding iron-siderophore ABC transporter substrate-binding protein, with the protein MARFSLLSAARGRARTAGALAAALVLTGALTACGSDTPAAPGSTGTSGATDPGAFPVTIEHKYGSTTIEKAPQRVVTVGLTEQDSLLALGVVPVGTTDWLGNFPGAIAPWAKAQLGNAPLPTVLKDADGPQFEKIAALKPDLIIGLYSALTQEQYTTLSKIAPTIAQPKQYNDYGIPWQDTTRTVGKAVGKAKEADALVAGVEDQFAKARAAHPEFAGKSALMATQYDGYFVYGSEDPRSRILTSLGFQLPPNLDQLIGDKFGANISAERTDLLNVDALVWIVDTIPGGQATLAKDKLYSGLNVAKQKREVFIEDPSTYGSATSFVSVLSLPYTLERIVPQLAAAVDGNPATDVKPAA; encoded by the coding sequence ATGGCCCGCTTCTCCCTCCTGTCCGCCGCGCGCGGGCGCGCCCGGACCGCCGGGGCGCTCGCCGCGGCGCTCGTGCTCACCGGCGCGCTCACGGCGTGCGGCTCCGACACCCCCGCGGCACCGGGCTCGACCGGCACTTCCGGCGCCACGGACCCCGGCGCGTTCCCGGTCACCATCGAGCACAAGTACGGCTCGACCACGATCGAGAAGGCGCCGCAGCGCGTCGTCACCGTCGGCCTCACCGAGCAGGACTCGCTGCTCGCGCTCGGCGTCGTGCCCGTCGGCACCACCGACTGGCTCGGCAACTTCCCCGGCGCCATCGCGCCGTGGGCCAAGGCGCAGCTCGGCAACGCGCCGCTGCCGACCGTCCTGAAGGACGCCGACGGGCCGCAGTTCGAAAAGATCGCCGCGCTGAAGCCGGACCTCATCATCGGCCTGTACTCGGCGCTCACGCAGGAGCAGTACACCACCCTGTCGAAGATCGCGCCGACGATCGCGCAACCCAAGCAGTACAACGACTACGGCATCCCGTGGCAGGACACGACCAGGACGGTCGGCAAAGCCGTGGGCAAGGCGAAGGAAGCCGACGCGCTCGTCGCCGGGGTCGAGGACCAGTTCGCCAAGGCCCGCGCCGCGCACCCGGAGTTCGCCGGCAAGAGCGCCCTGATGGCCACCCAGTACGACGGCTACTTCGTCTACGGCAGCGAGGACCCGCGCTCGCGCATCCTGACTTCGCTGGGCTTCCAGCTGCCCCCGAACCTCGACCAGCTCATCGGCGACAAGTTCGGCGCGAACATCAGCGCGGAACGCACCGACCTCCTCAACGTCGACGCCCTGGTCTGGATCGTCGACACCATCCCGGGCGGCCAAGCGACCCTGGCGAAGGACAAGCTGTACTCGGGCCTGAACGTCGCGAAGCAGAAGCGCGAGGTCTTCATCGAAGACCCGAGCACCTACGGCAGCGCCACGTCGTTCGTCAGCGTGCTCAGCCTGCCCTACACGCTCGAGCGGATCGTCCCCCAGCTCGCCGCCGCCGTCGACGGCAATCCGGCCACGGACGTGAAGCCCGCGGCCTGA
- a CDS encoding DUF885 family protein, whose translation MAEVTKLADELHRTVLDRFPMSAIVQGIPGYGDRLPDYGEATESDFATTVARIADRAERLDPAELTASELVTRAVVVQQARMHSQRAEGRWTEFTVSDFILTPVPGLLLDLATLPLTMGEDLVGRLRSLPTFFETLTRRHRDGMAAGLLPVAHLVVAAVKHLDDQLADLGTLRRSAEGALGDRCDEILGEVAAPAIRAYRDVLTSELLPRGRDADHAGVCWLPGGEIRYAAAVRGHTTTGLSPDELHRIGLSLVAELGEEYVALGPAVFGTSRLSEIFARLRGDLTLRFRTGEEMLLAARDAVVRATAAAPGWFAAMPSSECEVAAYPPTSSSRVPSAYLVGSLDGARPGTYFVNTRSPADVPRHKAQVTAFHEGVPGHHFEMTLSQERTNLPLLRRTAQVTAFREGWALYAERLADEMGLYSGPLDRLGMLAMDSNRAARLVVDTGLHAKGWSRRRAVEYLLANTPMAPALIESEVDRYLSEPGQALAYMVGRREIGRLRNQARHVLGNHFDLRAFHTAVLSEGQVPLSVLDEIVTTWIGSCTPPRTESAGSPAS comes from the coding sequence ATGGCCGAGGTCACGAAGCTGGCTGATGAGCTCCATCGGACGGTGCTCGACCGGTTCCCGATGTCCGCGATCGTGCAGGGCATCCCCGGCTATGGCGACCGGCTGCCCGACTACGGCGAAGCCACCGAATCGGACTTCGCCACCACCGTCGCGCGGATCGCGGACCGCGCCGAACGGCTGGACCCGGCCGAGCTGACCGCCTCCGAGCTGGTCACCCGGGCGGTCGTCGTTCAGCAGGCACGGATGCACAGTCAACGGGCCGAGGGCCGGTGGACCGAGTTCACCGTCAGCGACTTCATCCTCACCCCTGTTCCCGGGTTGCTGCTCGATCTGGCCACACTGCCGCTGACCATGGGCGAGGACCTTGTGGGCCGATTGCGTAGCCTGCCCACGTTCTTCGAGACGCTCACCCGGCGCCATCGCGACGGCATGGCGGCCGGGCTGCTCCCGGTCGCGCACCTCGTGGTGGCCGCCGTGAAGCACCTCGACGACCAGCTCGCCGACCTCGGCACGCTGCGCCGGTCGGCTGAGGGTGCGCTCGGCGACCGTTGCGACGAGATCCTCGGAGAGGTTGCCGCCCCCGCGATCCGGGCCTACCGCGACGTGCTGACCAGCGAGCTCCTGCCACGCGGCCGCGACGCTGACCACGCTGGGGTGTGTTGGCTGCCGGGCGGGGAGATCCGGTACGCGGCCGCCGTGCGCGGACACACCACGACCGGCCTTTCGCCGGACGAACTGCACCGGATCGGTCTCTCACTCGTCGCCGAGCTCGGCGAGGAGTACGTGGCGCTCGGCCCGGCGGTGTTCGGGACTTCGAGGCTGAGCGAGATCTTCGCGCGGTTGCGGGGCGACCTGACGCTCCGGTTCCGCACCGGGGAGGAGATGCTCCTCGCGGCCCGCGACGCGGTAGTGCGGGCAACGGCGGCCGCACCTGGTTGGTTCGCCGCCATGCCTTCGTCGGAATGCGAGGTGGCCGCGTACCCACCTACGAGCTCGTCCCGTGTTCCCTCCGCCTATCTGGTCGGCAGCCTCGACGGTGCCCGGCCGGGCACCTACTTCGTGAACACGAGGAGCCCCGCCGATGTCCCGAGGCACAAGGCGCAGGTCACGGCGTTCCACGAGGGCGTGCCGGGTCACCACTTCGAGATGACGCTGAGCCAGGAACGCACGAACCTGCCGCTGCTGCGCCGCACCGCGCAGGTCACCGCGTTCCGCGAAGGCTGGGCTCTCTACGCCGAACGGCTGGCCGACGAGATGGGTCTGTACTCCGGTCCGCTCGACCGGCTGGGCATGCTCGCGATGGACTCCAACCGCGCGGCCCGACTGGTCGTCGACACCGGGCTGCACGCCAAGGGCTGGAGCCGCCGGCGCGCGGTGGAGTACCTCCTTGCCAACACCCCGATGGCTCCGGCGCTGATCGAGTCCGAAGTGGACCGTTACCTGTCGGAGCCGGGGCAGGCCCTGGCGTACATGGTGGGCCGCCGTGAGATCGGCCGACTGCGTAACCAGGCCCGTCACGTGCTCGGCAACCACTTCGACCTTCGCGCTTTCCACACGGCAGTACTTTCCGAGGGCCAGGTGCCATTGTCCGTTCTCGACGAAATCGTCACTACGTGGATCGGCTCGTGTACTCCACCGAGGACTGAGTCCGCTGGCTCGCCGGCAAGCTGA
- a CDS encoding MbtH family protein yields MTNPFENPDGTYLVLVNDEGQHSLWPQFVAVPAGWTTAFGPDARQPCLDYVEQNWTDLRPKSLIEAMES; encoded by the coding sequence ATGACCAACCCCTTCGAAAACCCCGACGGCACCTACCTCGTGCTCGTCAACGACGAGGGCCAGCACAGCCTGTGGCCACAGTTCGTGGCCGTCCCGGCCGGCTGGACCACCGCCTTCGGCCCCGACGCTCGCCAGCCGTGCCTCGACTACGTGGAACAGAACTGGACGGACCTGCGGCCGAAGTCGCTCATCGAGGCCATGGAGTCCTGA
- a CDS encoding IS110 family transposase: MTLFCGIDWAESHHDVAIVNDTGTVVAKARIGDDATGFAHLLDLLAEGGDTAGNPIPVGIETDHGLLVSALRATGRTIYAINPLSASRYRARHQVSGAKSDAADAVMLANIVRTDADAHRPLPADTDLAQAVRVLARAQQDAVWARQQLGNQLRSLLKQFYPAALDAFAGQPEGGLARRDARTVLAAAPTPALAAKLTRARLRTLLAKAGRRRNVDTDVDRLHGVFRSDRLRQPPIVENAMGIQFSALLSQFEAACAAADSLAEAARTHFEQHPDATIITSFPGLGLLAGARVLAEIGDDRTRFTDPRGLKAYAGSAPITRASGRKTVITHRHIKNRRLAAVGPIWALASLRASPGARRHFDTRRAAGDWNHQAQRHLFNKFLGQLHHCLQTGQLFDEHQAFPPPLTAAA, encoded by the coding sequence TTGACACTGTTCTGCGGCATCGACTGGGCCGAATCCCACCACGATGTCGCCATCGTCAACGACACCGGAACCGTGGTCGCGAAAGCCCGCATCGGCGACGACGCGACCGGGTTCGCCCACCTGCTCGACCTGCTGGCCGAGGGCGGCGACACCGCCGGAAACCCGATCCCGGTCGGGATCGAGACCGACCACGGACTGCTCGTCTCTGCGCTGCGCGCCACCGGACGCACCATCTACGCGATCAACCCGCTCTCCGCATCGCGGTACCGGGCCCGGCACCAGGTCTCGGGCGCGAAGTCCGACGCCGCGGACGCGGTGATGCTGGCCAACATCGTGCGCACCGACGCCGACGCACACCGCCCACTGCCGGCCGACACCGATCTCGCCCAGGCGGTGCGGGTGCTCGCGCGGGCCCAGCAGGACGCGGTCTGGGCCCGCCAGCAGCTGGGCAACCAGCTCCGATCGCTGCTCAAGCAGTTCTACCCCGCCGCGCTCGACGCGTTCGCCGGCCAGCCCGAGGGCGGCCTGGCCCGTCGCGACGCCCGCACCGTCCTCGCCGCCGCACCCACACCCGCGCTCGCAGCGAAACTCACCCGAGCACGTCTGCGGACACTGCTGGCCAAGGCCGGGCGCCGCCGCAACGTCGATACCGACGTTGATCGCCTCCACGGTGTGTTCCGGTCTGATCGGTTGCGGCAGCCACCGATCGTGGAGAACGCGATGGGCATCCAGTTTTCGGCTTTGCTGAGCCAATTCGAGGCCGCCTGCGCCGCCGCTGACAGTCTGGCGGAAGCGGCACGAACCCATTTTGAGCAGCACCCGGACGCCACGATCATCACCAGCTTCCCCGGCCTGGGACTGCTGGCCGGCGCCCGGGTGCTCGCCGAAATCGGAGACGACCGCACCCGCTTCACCGACCCCCGCGGCCTCAAGGCCTACGCCGGATCCGCCCCCATCACCCGCGCCAGCGGCCGAAAAACCGTGATCACGCACCGACACATCAAAAACCGGCGCCTGGCCGCGGTCGGCCCGATCTGGGCACTGGCCTCGCTGCGCGCCAGCCCCGGCGCCAGACGCCACTTCGACACCCGCCGCGCCGCCGGAGACTGGAACCACCAAGCCCAACGACACCTGTTCAACAAGTTCCTCGGACAGCTTCACCACTGCCTCCAAACAGGACAACTCTTCGACGAACATCAGGCCTTCCCACCTCCACTCACCGCTGCGGCTTGA